From the genome of Phytohabitans rumicis, one region includes:
- a CDS encoding transketolase family protein: MRDTFVNAATALLDDDPRTAVVLADISATAFEPAARLHPDRVINVGIREQLMLGVAGGLALTGLRPIVHSYATFVVDRAYEQIKLDLDHQGVGAVLVSVGASYDGSTAGRTHMSPGDVALFDTLGNWTVHVPGHAGEVGPLLTAAAAHDENVYIRLSTQRNAAARPAAGLQTVRRGGRAAVVAVGPMLDTALAATEGLDVTVAYTNTPRPFDSKGLRALGHADVVLVEPYLAGTSSAVVSDALRDVPHRLLSLGVGRTDLHRYGSPKDHARWHGLDAAGVRESISAFLG, encoded by the coding sequence ATGCGCGACACCTTCGTGAACGCCGCCACGGCGCTGCTCGACGACGACCCGCGTACGGCGGTCGTGCTGGCGGACATCTCGGCCACCGCGTTCGAGCCGGCGGCGCGCCTGCACCCCGACCGGGTCATCAACGTGGGCATCCGCGAGCAGCTCATGCTGGGCGTGGCGGGCGGGCTCGCGCTGACCGGGCTGCGGCCGATCGTGCACTCGTACGCGACGTTCGTGGTGGACCGGGCGTACGAGCAGATCAAGCTGGACCTGGACCATCAGGGCGTGGGCGCGGTGCTGGTCAGCGTCGGCGCCTCGTACGACGGGTCCACCGCGGGCCGCACCCACATGTCACCCGGAGACGTGGCGCTCTTCGACACGCTGGGCAACTGGACCGTTCACGTACCCGGTCATGCTGGTGAGGTCGGGCCGTTGCTGACGGCGGCGGCCGCGCACGACGAGAACGTGTATATCCGGCTGTCCACCCAGCGAAACGCGGCCGCGCGGCCCGCCGCCGGGCTGCAGACGGTGCGCCGGGGTGGCCGGGCCGCGGTCGTGGCGGTCGGGCCGATGCTGGACACCGCGCTGGCGGCGACCGAAGGGCTCGACGTGACGGTGGCGTACACGAACACGCCGCGGCCGTTCGACTCCAAGGGGCTGCGGGCGCTGGGGCACGCGGACGTCGTCCTGGTGGAGCCCTACCTGGCCGGCACGTCGAGCGCGGTGGTGTCGGACGCGCTGCGGGACGTCCCGCATCGGCTGCTGAGCCTGGGGGTCGGCCGGACGGACCTGCACCGCTACGGGAGCCCGAAGGACCACGCGCGGTGGCACGGGCTGGACGCGGCGGGGGTGCGCGAGTCGATCAGCGCTTTCCTGGGGTAG
- a CDS encoding CPBP family intramembrane glutamic endopeptidase, with protein sequence MTVELAPPATGRTTRRNEVLLVLGVSLGQSAVYAAVSLMAKLTAERPLSQQTATLNASQSPRPYLDLTYQLLGIFFALVPVLLAVHLLNRDRDARADLGLDRRRPIADLAWGAGLAAAIGLPGIGLYLGARELGLNATVVPAALPDIWWAAPVLILAAAQNAILEEVVVVGYLMTRLGELQWRTRQIIAASALLRGSYHLYQGFGGFLGNALMGVIFAYFFLRTRRVLPLVIAHTLLDVVAFVGYTLLRDHWSWLR encoded by the coding sequence GTGACGGTTGAGCTCGCCCCACCCGCGACCGGTCGAACCACGCGCCGTAACGAGGTCCTCCTCGTCCTCGGCGTCTCACTCGGCCAGTCCGCGGTCTATGCCGCCGTCTCCCTCATGGCCAAGCTCACCGCCGAACGGCCGCTCTCCCAGCAGACCGCCACGCTCAACGCGTCACAGTCGCCCCGTCCGTACCTCGACCTGACGTACCAGCTATTGGGCATCTTCTTCGCGCTCGTGCCGGTGCTCCTCGCCGTACACCTGCTCAATCGGGATCGCGATGCGCGAGCGGACCTCGGCCTGGACCGGCGACGGCCGATCGCGGACCTGGCCTGGGGCGCGGGCCTGGCCGCGGCGATCGGCCTGCCCGGCATCGGCCTCTACCTCGGCGCGCGCGAGCTCGGCCTGAACGCCACCGTCGTCCCGGCCGCCCTGCCCGACATCTGGTGGGCGGCGCCGGTGCTGATCCTCGCCGCCGCACAGAACGCGATCCTCGAAGAAGTGGTCGTTGTCGGATATCTGATGACCCGGTTGGGTGAGCTGCAGTGGCGGACCCGGCAGATCATCGCGGCGAGCGCCCTGCTGCGCGGCTCCTACCACCTCTACCAGGGCTTCGGCGGCTTCCTGGGCAACGCGCTCATGGGTGTGATCTTCGCGTACTTCTTCCTGCGCACCCGCCGCGTGCTACCCCTGGTGATCGCCCACACGCTGCTCGACGTGGTGGCCTTCGTGGGCTACACGCTGCTCCGCGACCATTGGAGCTGGCTGCGGTAG
- a CDS encoding EcsC family protein has protein sequence MAEPPAESARRPAPQQRPRPERVAPPTETPPAAASPAKKSTPAKKAAAKKATAPVKKAAAKKAAPAKTIVKETAAAAPAKAAPAEKADETVTAVTGPAAGRTPAVIEGRPAIAPRLLDRPGHAPELLAIAAVRVLGPQARDWAAQTLATYPAATREGLARLATQRFVRVAGVGGAVSRVFGLFATATELATAAWAQAALVLHVAAAYGQDPTDPERAADLLVLAGVHPSPETARAALAAAMAADPEGQPALRALEAAWRIVAPLTGQVRGWAAVRAVARRLPGMTALVAGAGNAAAAERLAHRAIAHYRSQLQWSRSSV, from the coding sequence GTGGCTGAGCCGCCTGCGGAGTCCGCCCGCCGCCCGGCTCCCCAGCAGCGGCCCAGGCCCGAGCGGGTGGCGCCACCAACCGAGACGCCGCCGGCCGCGGCCAGCCCCGCGAAGAAGAGCACGCCCGCGAAGAAGGCCGCAGCGAAGAAGGCAACAGCCCCGGTGAAGAAGGCGGCAGCGAAGAAGGCCGCGCCAGCGAAGACCATCGTCAAGGAGACCGCCGCCGCGGCGCCGGCGAAAGCCGCCCCGGCGGAAAAAGCCGACGAAACGGTCACCGCCGTAACTGGGCCGGCCGCTGGGCGTACTCCTGCTGTGATCGAAGGGCGGCCGGCGATCGCGCCGCGGCTGCTCGACCGGCCCGGCCACGCTCCGGAGCTGTTGGCCATCGCGGCGGTGCGGGTCCTCGGACCGCAGGCTCGCGACTGGGCCGCGCAGACCCTGGCCACCTACCCGGCGGCGACGCGGGAGGGGTTGGCGCGGCTGGCCACGCAGCGGTTTGTGCGGGTGGCGGGCGTGGGCGGGGCGGTGTCGCGGGTGTTCGGGCTGTTCGCGACGGCCACGGAGCTGGCGACGGCGGCCTGGGCGCAGGCGGCGTTGGTGCTGCATGTGGCGGCGGCGTACGGGCAGGACCCGACGGATCCCGAGCGGGCGGCTGATCTGCTGGTGCTGGCCGGGGTGCATCCCAGTCCGGAGACGGCGCGGGCGGCGCTGGCGGCGGCCATGGCGGCCGACCCGGAGGGGCAGCCGGCGCTGCGGGCGCTGGAGGCGGCGTGGCGGATCGTGGCGCCGCTGACCGGGCAGGTCCGCGGGTGGGCGGCGGTGCGGGCGGTGGCGCGGCGGTTGCCGGGCATGACGGCGCTGGTGGCCGGTGCGGGCAACGCGGCGGCGGCCGAGCGGCTGGCGCACCGGGCGATCGCGCACTACCGCAGCCAGCTCCAATGGTCGCGGAGCAGCGTGTAG
- a CDS encoding transketolase, whose product MTAPTTTHLGELLRRLTGDEKHAPSAHSTLDVLWVLYDRVLRVSPDRVDDPDRDRFLLSKGHGPAAYYAVLAAKGFLPEEWLDDLAGPDSRLGHHPDRLLVPGVEIGSGSLGHGLGLGVGTALGLRAQGLSTPRVYVMTGDAELDEGSNHEAIAYAGATGLGSLTAVVIDNRSSTHGWPGGIAGRFHGWTASTVDGRDHDAIESALRAHTGAAPHVVVAEVETKE is encoded by the coding sequence ATGACCGCGCCAACGACCACGCACCTGGGTGAGCTGCTCCGGCGGCTCACCGGCGACGAGAAACACGCACCGAGCGCGCACTCGACGCTGGATGTGCTGTGGGTGCTTTACGACCGGGTGTTGCGGGTTTCGCCCGACCGCGTGGACGACCCGGACCGCGACCGCTTCCTCCTTTCCAAGGGCCACGGGCCGGCCGCCTACTACGCCGTGCTGGCGGCCAAGGGTTTCCTCCCCGAGGAGTGGCTGGACGACCTCGCCGGGCCGGACAGCCGGCTCGGCCACCACCCCGATCGCCTGCTCGTCCCCGGCGTCGAGATCGGCTCCGGCTCGCTGGGCCACGGCCTGGGATTGGGCGTGGGCACCGCGCTGGGGCTGCGGGCCCAGGGCCTATCCACCCCTCGCGTGTACGTCATGACGGGCGACGCCGAGTTGGACGAGGGCTCCAACCACGAGGCGATCGCGTACGCCGGCGCGACCGGGCTGGGCAGTCTCACCGCGGTCGTCATCGACAACCGGTCGTCCACGCACGGGTGGCCCGGCGGGATCGCGGGCCGGTTCCACGGCTGGACGGCATCCACAGTAGACGGACGCGACCACGACGCCATCGAGTCGGCGCTGCGGGCGCACACCGGCGCGGCACCGCACGTGGTCGTCGCCGAAGTCGAGACCAAGGAGTGA
- a CDS encoding response regulator transcription factor, translated as MSQNGLVLVVEDERSIADLVRMYLTRDGFGVHVEHDGTAGLAAARRLRPVACVLDIALPGMDGTEICRRMRDGGDWTPVIFLTARDDEVDRIVGLELGADDYVTKPFSPRELVARVRAVLRRTAGTPAGRPLSVGPITLDPERRTVTVEGAPVLLTSTEFDLLAHLMGRPGRVFTREELLASVWGYAAHTGTRTVDVHVAQVRGKLGAGAAVLRTHRGVGYAADG; from the coding sequence GTGAGCCAAAACGGCCTGGTCCTCGTCGTGGAAGACGAGCGCTCGATCGCCGACCTGGTCAGGATGTACCTGACCCGGGACGGCTTCGGCGTGCACGTCGAGCACGACGGCACGGCGGGTCTCGCGGCCGCCCGGCGCCTTCGACCGGTCGCCTGCGTCCTCGACATCGCCCTGCCCGGCATGGACGGGACGGAGATCTGCCGGCGGATGCGGGACGGCGGCGACTGGACGCCGGTCATCTTCCTGACCGCCCGCGACGACGAGGTCGACCGCATCGTGGGCCTCGAACTGGGCGCCGACGACTACGTGACCAAGCCGTTCAGCCCGCGCGAACTGGTCGCCCGGGTCCGCGCGGTGCTCCGCCGCACGGCCGGTACGCCGGCGGGCCGGCCACTTTCCGTCGGTCCCATCACGCTCGACCCGGAACGCCGTACGGTGACCGTCGAGGGCGCGCCGGTGCTGCTCACTTCCACCGAGTTCGACCTGCTGGCGCACCTGATGGGCCGGCCCGGCCGGGTGTTCACGCGGGAGGAACTGCTGGCCAGCGTCTGGGGGTACGCCGCGCACACCGGCACCCGTACCGTCGACGTGCACGTGGCTCAGGTGCGGGGCAAGCTGGGCGCCGGCGCGGCCGTACTGCGGACCCACCGGGGCGTCGGGTACGCGGCCGATGGCTGA
- a CDS encoding AAA family ATPase, with amino-acid sequence MRSRAVILITGVMAAGKSTVAQALAERLPRTAHVRGDVFRRMVVNGRVEMAPGEEDEARRQLDLRYRLAAHAADEYFKAGFTVVVQDVILGPDLPRVIGMIHSRPLLVVVLAPRAEAIAARERARSKTGYGEWTVEQLDAGLRETTPRIGLWLDTSEQSPEETVDEILMRAWLEGEV; translated from the coding sequence ATGAGGTCCCGAGCCGTCATCCTGATCACCGGCGTCATGGCCGCCGGCAAGTCGACCGTCGCGCAGGCGCTGGCCGAGCGGCTGCCTCGTACGGCGCATGTTCGTGGCGACGTCTTCCGGCGGATGGTGGTGAACGGGCGGGTGGAGATGGCGCCCGGCGAGGAGGACGAGGCCAGGCGGCAGCTCGATCTGCGCTACCGGCTGGCCGCGCACGCCGCCGACGAGTATTTCAAGGCCGGGTTCACGGTGGTCGTCCAGGACGTCATCCTGGGCCCGGATCTGCCCAGGGTGATCGGGATGATCCACAGCCGGCCGCTGCTGGTGGTCGTGTTGGCGCCGCGGGCCGAGGCCATCGCCGCCCGGGAGCGTGCCCGGTCCAAGACCGGGTACGGCGAGTGGACGGTGGAGCAGCTGGACGCCGGGTTGCGCGAGACGACGCCGCGGATCGGGCTGTGGTTGGACACGTCCGAGCAGTCACCCGAGGAGACGGTGGACGAGATCCTCATGAGAGCCTGGCTCGAAGGGGAGGTGTAG
- a CDS encoding globin domain-containing protein: MGNLSRLLKESWTLVEEHQDRLAGYFYARMFLSNPELRSLFPVQMDVQRARLLGAIVTAVQTLDDPERFDEYLRSLGRDHRKFHVQPEHFAVVGGALLDALRTFAGEQWGVEYEQAWADAYGVISKKMMAGGEADTNPPFWHAEVTAHERRGRDIAVFTLRPLQHPLEYRAGQYVSIEAPRYRPRLWRTYSIANAPRKDGTLDFHVRALGAGWVSSALVRRVQPGDLLRIAAPMGSMTLDRKSTRDIVFVAGGTGLAPVKALIEELTRYNRTRWAHVYFGAKDREDLYDLEDLKKLAARHPWLSVVPACSEDASFPGEKGTISEVLARYGPWADHDFFVSGPATMVKTTLRTLAELQVPATRIRYDTLGEL; the protein is encoded by the coding sequence ATGGGTAACCTCTCGCGCTTGCTGAAGGAGAGCTGGACTCTCGTCGAAGAGCATCAGGACCGCCTCGCTGGCTACTTCTACGCGCGCATGTTCCTGTCCAACCCGGAGCTGCGGTCGCTGTTTCCGGTGCAGATGGACGTGCAGCGGGCCCGACTGCTCGGCGCGATCGTGACCGCGGTGCAGACGCTGGACGACCCCGAGCGGTTCGACGAGTACCTGCGCTCGCTGGGCCGGGACCATCGCAAGTTCCACGTCCAGCCCGAGCACTTCGCGGTGGTGGGCGGGGCCCTGCTGGACGCGTTACGGACCTTCGCCGGCGAGCAGTGGGGCGTGGAATACGAGCAGGCGTGGGCCGACGCGTACGGGGTGATCTCCAAGAAGATGATGGCCGGAGGGGAGGCGGACACGAACCCGCCGTTCTGGCACGCCGAGGTGACCGCCCATGAACGGCGCGGCCGCGACATCGCCGTGTTCACGCTCCGGCCGTTGCAGCACCCGCTGGAGTACCGGGCCGGGCAGTACGTCAGCATCGAGGCGCCCCGCTACCGGCCCAGGCTGTGGCGGACGTACTCGATCGCGAACGCCCCGCGCAAGGACGGGACCCTCGACTTCCACGTGCGGGCGCTGGGGGCGGGCTGGGTCTCCAGCGCGCTCGTACGCCGGGTCCAACCGGGTGACCTGCTGCGCATCGCGGCCCCGATGGGCTCCATGACGCTGGACCGCAAGTCGACGCGCGACATCGTGTTCGTGGCCGGCGGTACGGGGCTCGCCCCGGTCAAGGCGCTGATCGAGGAGCTGACCCGCTACAACCGGACCCGTTGGGCGCACGTCTACTTCGGGGCCAAGGACCGCGAGGACCTGTACGACCTCGAAGATCTCAAAAAGCTGGCGGCCCGCCACCCGTGGCTGTCGGTGGTGCCGGCGTGCAGCGAGGACGCCAGCTTCCCCGGGGAGAAGGGCACCATCAGCGAGGTGCTGGCCCGCTACGGCCCGTGGGCCGACCACGACTTCTTCGTGTCCGGCCCGGCAACGATGGTCAAGACCACCCTGCGCACCCTCGCCGAGCTGCAGGTGCCGGCCACCCGGATCCGGTACGACACGCTCGGCGAACTTTGA
- a CDS encoding glycosyltransferase family 2 protein: MKLSILMPVYNEEERIADALKQALAVDYPCEIEMVVVDDGSRDGTAEVLGRLDDARVRVITHKRNAGKGAAIKTAVDNAEGEYMVILDADLEYDPQDIPKLLAPVLDGRAQVVYGNRTFGSHSAYSFWYVMGNRAVTTAANVLFNSYIGDLETCFKLLPVALYRSLDVRSRGFGMEAEVTGKLLRRRIRPYEVPISYRARGREEGKKITWKDGVEALWILGRERARRPTPGKR; encoded by the coding sequence GTGAAGCTTTCGATCCTTATGCCGGTCTACAACGAGGAGGAACGCATCGCGGACGCCTTGAAGCAGGCGCTCGCGGTCGACTACCCCTGCGAGATCGAGATGGTCGTCGTCGACGACGGTAGCCGGGACGGCACGGCGGAGGTGCTGGGCCGGCTCGACGATGCGCGGGTGCGGGTGATCACGCACAAGCGCAACGCCGGCAAGGGCGCGGCCATCAAGACGGCCGTCGACAACGCCGAGGGCGAGTACATGGTGATCCTCGACGCCGACCTGGAGTACGACCCGCAGGACATCCCGAAGCTGCTCGCCCCCGTGCTCGACGGCCGGGCCCAGGTGGTCTACGGCAACCGCACGTTCGGCAGCCACAGCGCCTACAGCTTCTGGTACGTGATGGGTAACCGGGCCGTCACCACCGCCGCCAACGTGCTCTTCAACTCGTACATCGGCGACCTGGAGACCTGCTTCAAGCTGCTGCCGGTGGCCCTCTACCGCTCGCTCGACGTGCGCTCCCGCGGGTTCGGCATGGAGGCCGAGGTCACCGGCAAGCTGCTGCGCCGCCGCATCCGGCCGTACGAGGTGCCGATCAGCTACCGCGCCCGCGGCCGGGAAGAGGGCAAGAAGATCACCTGGAAGGACGGTGTCGAGGCCCTCTGGATCCTCGGCCGCGAGCGTGCCCGCCGGCCTACCCCAGGAAAGCGCTGA
- the soxR gene encoding redox-sensitive transcriptional activator SoxR: protein MTDNSLTIGELSRRSGVAASALRYYERLGLIRSGRTGGNQRRYDRAELRRVAFIRIAQQVGVSLEEIRVALAALPESRTPTRADWARLSAHWRARLNERIAFMERLRDELTGCIGCGCLSLQRCRLYNPGDELAASGAGPRLLLPPE, encoded by the coding sequence ATGACAGACAACTCATTGACCATTGGCGAACTGTCCCGGCGCTCCGGCGTCGCGGCATCCGCGCTGCGGTACTACGAGCGGCTGGGGCTCATCCGATCCGGGCGCACCGGCGGCAACCAGCGCCGGTACGACCGGGCCGAACTGCGCCGGGTGGCGTTCATCCGGATCGCCCAGCAGGTCGGCGTGTCGCTCGAAGAGATCCGGGTGGCGCTCGCCGCACTACCCGAGTCGCGCACCCCCACCCGGGCCGACTGGGCCCGCCTCTCCGCACACTGGCGGGCCCGCCTCAACGAGCGCATCGCGTTCATGGAGCGCCTGCGCGACGAGCTGACCGGCTGCATCGGATGCGGCTGCCTGTCGTTGCAGCGCTGCCGGCTCTACAACCCCGGTGACGAACTGGCCGCCTCGGGTGCGGGCCCTCGGTTGCTGCTACCGCCCGAGTAG